Proteins encoded within one genomic window of Armatimonadota bacterium:
- a CDS encoding DMT family transporter: MRVNPPGWYTYRMAGLFLTHAGMPCQRRINAAMLALVTIWGLNFPIVKGAFAELPPFAFNGLRFAGAAVLLLVVLRRLEGPQHIPPSDLPGLALLGLLGHAGYQTLFMAGLARTTAGHSSLILALVPLFVGVLGVAVGLERPSLRMWAGLVIAFVGVFALIAGRGGLPTEGGSVVGDLLTLCASLCWAAYTVLSRPFLRKMSALRLTTVTLVLGLPVILASAIPGLLRVDWPAVGLRSWAALSFSAVFAVVVSYVIWYTSVQAFGSARTAAFSYLIPVVALISAWVLLGEPLGALQILGGSVVLFGVWLARREVVADGRR; this comes from the coding sequence ATGCGCGTCAACCCTCCCGGATGGTATACATATCGTATGGCTGGACTGTTCTTGACTCACGCGGGCATGCCCTGCCAGAGGCGGATCAACGCCGCGATGCTTGCGCTCGTCACGATCTGGGGGCTCAACTTCCCGATTGTGAAGGGCGCGTTTGCCGAACTGCCACCGTTCGCCTTCAACGGGCTGAGGTTCGCCGGCGCCGCGGTGTTGCTACTCGTCGTTCTCCGCCGCCTGGAAGGACCGCAACACATCCCGCCCTCGGACCTCCCCGGGCTCGCGCTGTTGGGTCTGCTGGGACACGCGGGCTACCAGACGCTGTTCATGGCCGGTCTCGCCCGCACAACCGCGGGCCACTCATCGTTGATCCTGGCGCTGGTGCCGCTGTTCGTGGGCGTGCTTGGTGTCGCAGTCGGCCTTGAACGGCCGTCGCTTCGCATGTGGGCAGGTCTCGTCATCGCCTTTGTCGGCGTGTTCGCGCTCATTGCCGGCCGAGGCGGCCTTCCTACCGAGGGCGGTTCCGTCGTGGGCGACCTGCTCACTCTCTGCGCATCGCTGTGTTGGGCCGCGTACACGGTGCTGTCCCGGCCCTTCTTGCGGAAGATGTCGGCCCTCCGACTTACCACGGTGACGCTCGTCCTGGGCCTGCCGGTCATCCTTGCCTCCGCGATTCCGGGCCTTCTCAGGGTGGACTGGCCGGCCGTTGGCCTGCGCTCGTGGGCCGCTCTGTCCTTCTCGGCGGTCTTTGCTGTGGTGGTCAGCTACGTGATCTGGTACACCTCGGTGCAGGCGTTTGGCAGCGCGCGCACCGCGGCGTTCTCCTACTTGATTCCGGTTGTGGCGCTGATCTCGGCGTGGGTGCTGCTGGGGGAGCCGCTGGGTGCGCTGCAGATTCTGGGGGGAAGCGTGGTGCTGTTTGGTGTGTGGCTCGCAAGGAGGGAGGTAGTTGCAGATGGGCGCAGGTGA
- a CDS encoding M20/M25/M40 family metallo-hydrolase → MGAGDLAAGIAAIERARQAVIEDAVAICEVPAPTFDEGERAALVRRLGAGLGLGAASVDDVGNVIWELPGDHALATVVLSAHLDTVFGMEIRPRVERRGSVLVAPGIGDNSLGVAALLHLADALRRELTHRGTLVAAANVCEEGLGNLRGMRALWDRYGSRAGIWVVLEGGTFNTVEVAGIGSRRHRITVRGPGGHSWHDFGQPSAIHGLARFIAGLSEIELPSGDRTTYNVGVISGGTSVNTIAAEAFCLLDLRSEGQQSLAQIESKVRVLADAAAASAGISLDFELVGDRAGGRLPADHWLIRLVESGAGATGVEVRWQAGSTDANVPLSHGAPAVCLGIGQGRNLHTVQEEVDTASVGPALEMAYRVIAASLQRKTRVRTPGA, encoded by the coding sequence ATGGGCGCAGGTGATCTGGCCGCGGGAATCGCGGCGATCGAGCGGGCACGCCAGGCGGTGATCGAGGACGCGGTAGCGATATGTGAGGTGCCCGCGCCCACCTTCGACGAGGGCGAGCGTGCCGCGCTTGTGCGCCGCCTCGGCGCCGGATTGGGTCTCGGGGCGGCATCTGTGGACGATGTGGGCAACGTCATCTGGGAGTTGCCCGGTGACCATGCGCTGGCCACCGTCGTGTTGAGCGCGCACCTGGACACGGTCTTCGGCATGGAGATCCGGCCGCGCGTGGAGCGCCGCGGCAGCGTCCTTGTTGCCCCTGGCATCGGCGACAACAGCCTGGGGGTTGCGGCGCTGCTGCACCTGGCCGATGCCCTGCGGCGGGAACTGACCCATCGAGGCACATTGGTGGCCGCGGCCAACGTGTGCGAGGAGGGCCTGGGGAATCTGCGAGGGATGCGCGCGTTGTGGGACCGCTACGGCTCGCGCGCCGGGATCTGGGTTGTGCTGGAGGGAGGGACCTTCAACACGGTGGAGGTAGCGGGGATCGGTTCACGGCGCCACCGCATCACCGTACGCGGGCCCGGCGGCCATTCCTGGCACGATTTCGGGCAACCCAGCGCGATCCACGGCCTGGCCCGCTTCATCGCAGGCCTGTCGGAGATCGAACTTCCATCAGGCGATCGGACGACCTACAACGTGGGCGTGATCTCCGGCGGGACCTCTGTGAACACCATAGCGGCCGAGGCTTTCTGCCTGCTCGACCTGAGGTCGGAGGGCCAGCAATCCCTGGCACAGATCGAGTCCAAGGTGCGCGTGCTCGCGGATGCCGCTGCCGCCTCCGCCGGGATCTCCCTCGATTTCGAGCTCGTGGGCGACCGGGCCGGCGGGCGGCTCCCCGCAGACCACTGGCTGATTCGACTTGTGGAGTCCGGTGCCGGTGCCACGGGCGTGGAGGTCCGGTGGCAGGCGGGTAGCACGGACGCCAACGTGCCGCTCAGTCACGGGGCGCCAGCCGTCTGCCTTGGGATCGGCCAGGGACGGAACCTCCACACGGTGCAGGAGGAGGTGGACACCGCCTCGGTCGGGCCGGCGCTCGAGATGGCATACCGCGTCATCGCCGCGTCGCTGCAGAGGAAGACTAGGGTTAGAACACCAGGGGCATGA
- a CDS encoding type IV pilus twitching motility protein PilT, which yields MTMDSLLRAVVERRASDLHIKAGTPPTLRIDGRLEPAHDGRLSPETVRELIAEILTPAQLEEFHRQLELDLAYSLPGVSRFRVNIYMQRGNIGAAIRTIPAVVPTVEQLGLPKILTHLASLPRGLVLVTGPTGSGKSTTLAAMVNHINHTRSCHIVTVEDPIEYLHHDDKCLITQREVGADTHSFSEALRHVLRQDPDVILIGEMRDHETISTAITAAETGHLVLATLHTVNAPQTVDRIVDVFPPHQQPQVRMQLSVAVEGVLSQTLLPRREGNGRIAAVEVMVGTSAIRNLIREGKTHQIPSTIQSGSKDGMQTLNQALRHLVKQHLVKYEVAMSHSSNPQELAQLCGRDGLAAAAY from the coding sequence ATGACCATGGATTCCCTTCTGCGCGCTGTCGTGGAGCGACGGGCGTCGGATCTCCACATCAAGGCCGGTACCCCTCCGACGCTGCGCATTGACGGCAGATTGGAGCCTGCCCATGACGGGCGCCTCTCGCCGGAGACGGTCCGGGAGCTCATTGCCGAGATCCTCACGCCCGCGCAGCTCGAGGAGTTCCACCGGCAGCTGGAGCTGGACCTGGCCTACAGCCTGCCCGGCGTCTCGCGCTTCCGCGTGAACATCTACATGCAGCGGGGCAACATCGGGGCCGCGATCAGGACGATCCCGGCCGTGGTGCCGACCGTTGAGCAGTTGGGACTCCCCAAGATCCTAACGCACCTCGCCTCGCTGCCGCGGGGGCTCGTACTCGTCACGGGGCCAACCGGGAGCGGCAAGTCCACCACGCTGGCGGCGATGGTCAATCACATCAATCACACTCGGTCTTGTCACATCGTGACCGTGGAGGATCCGATAGAGTATCTACACCACGACGATAAGTGCCTGATCACCCAGCGCGAGGTCGGGGCCGACACGCACTCGTTCTCTGAAGCCCTTCGCCACGTGCTCCGCCAGGATCCCGACGTGATCCTAATAGGCGAGATGAGGGACCACGAGACGATCTCCACCGCGATCACCGCGGCCGAGACCGGTCACCTAGTCCTGGCAACGCTGCATACTGTCAACGCCCCGCAGACGGTGGACAGGATTGTGGACGTCTTCCCACCGCATCAGCAGCCACAGGTTCGGATGCAGCTATCGGTGGCAGTCGAGGGCGTGCTCTCGCAAACGTTGCTTCCGCGCCGCGAGGGGAACGGTCGCATCGCGGCGGTGGAGGTCATGGTGGGAACCTCGGCGATTCGCAACCTCATACGCGAGGGCAAGACCCACCAGATCCCTTCAACCATCCAGTCGGGCAGCAAGGACGGCATGCAGACACTCAACCAGGCCCTGCGGCACCTCGTGAAGCAGCATCTCGTCAAGTATGAGGTTGCCATGTCCCATTCGAGCAACCCGCAGGAACTGGCTCAGCTCTGCGGCCGGGATGGTCTGGCGGCCGCCGCATACTGA
- a CDS encoding DNA-directed RNA polymerase subunit omega: MIKPPLEELLEHVESKYSLVIIAAKRARQLKDNVLPLVDVDSANPVSIALEEIATGRVRADAPHSLDR; this comes from the coding sequence GTGATCAAGCCCCCCCTAGAAGAACTGCTTGAGCATGTTGAGAGCAAGTACAGTCTTGTCATCATCGCGGCGAAGCGCGCCCGCCAGTTGAAGGACAACGTTCTGCCGCTGGTGGATGTGGACAGCGCAAACCCGGTCAGCATCGCCCTCGAGGAGATCGCCACCGGCCGGGTGCGGGCGGACGCCCCTCACTCCCTGGACCGCTAG
- a CDS encoding YjgP/YjgQ family permease — translation MRIADRYIARELLPPFLLGVGGFFVVLVGDVLYTLADYIVAGTATPDVIVRLLGYKLPAIMVITFPVSTLFGTLLGLGRLARDHELQAMRLMGTSLVRAFAPVMAFGALIMGLTFLTNEVVSPWANHRANNLIRATLFGAAFPQVREQVFLRGPGNRFLYVHQVDQDAGVLRNVMIYEAEGPLPRLITAREATWSAKTWMLHHGVAREVGPDGFTAYEAGFASMEINVGLDAGAFLTGQRTPEEMTFRELRVQSGMFKSGLSPRVAVEFHRKLAVPAASVIFALVAAPLSLQAARGGRFVGVGLCIALLFTYYSVMSIARAFGSSGALSPFLSAWAPNLLFLAAGGLLIAREEGWFRMLLAPRRGWAAGVRP, via the coding sequence ATGCGAATCGCCGACAGGTACATCGCGAGGGAACTCCTTCCCCCGTTCCTTCTGGGGGTAGGAGGGTTCTTCGTTGTTCTGGTTGGTGATGTTCTCTATACGCTTGCCGACTACATAGTCGCGGGAACTGCTACGCCCGATGTCATCGTGCGGTTACTCGGCTACAAGCTGCCCGCGATCATGGTGATTACGTTCCCTGTCTCGACCCTCTTTGGGACGCTCCTGGGATTGGGACGCCTAGCAAGGGACCACGAGCTCCAGGCCATGCGGCTGATGGGCACCAGCCTGGTGCGGGCGTTCGCGCCCGTGATGGCGTTTGGGGCGCTGATCATGGGGCTTACTTTCCTGACGAACGAGGTCGTCTCGCCCTGGGCCAACCACAGGGCAAACAATCTGATCAGGGCGACGCTCTTCGGCGCGGCCTTCCCTCAGGTGCGCGAGCAGGTGTTCCTGCGGGGCCCCGGCAACCGGTTCCTCTATGTCCACCAGGTGGACCAGGACGCGGGGGTGCTGCGCAACGTTATGATCTACGAGGCAGAGGGGCCTCTGCCCCGTCTCATCACCGCGCGGGAAGCCACATGGTCCGCTAAGACCTGGATGCTTCATCATGGCGTGGCGCGGGAGGTGGGCCCCGACGGGTTCACGGCGTATGAGGCCGGGTTTGCGTCCATGGAGATCAACGTGGGGCTCGACGCCGGGGCGTTCCTGACCGGTCAGCGTACGCCGGAGGAGATGACGTTCCGTGAGTTGAGGGTTCAGTCGGGGATGTTCAAATCCGGGCTCTCGCCTCGGGTGGCGGTGGAGTTCCATCGCAAGCTGGCCGTCCCAGCCGCCAGCGTGATATTCGCCCTGGTGGCGGCACCGCTCAGTTTGCAGGCGGCCCGGGGCGGACGGTTCGTCGGGGTGGGGCTGTGCATCGCGCTGCTCTTCACCTACTATTCGGTCATGTCCATCGCGCGCGCGTTCGGGTCCTCCGGCGCTCTCTCACCGTTCCTGTCGGCGTGGGCGCCCAACCTGCTGTTCCTGGCCGCGGGGGGCCTGCTCATCGCCAGGGAAGAAGGCTGGTTCCGGATGCTCTTGGCGCCGCGCCGCGGGTGGGCTGCGGGAGTGCGGCCGTGA
- a CDS encoding HigA family addiction module antidote protein produces the protein MLMHNPPHPGAILRELCLEPLGLSVTEAARALGVSRKTLSSLLNGRAGVSPEMAIRLSIAFGASAESWMNQQAMFDLSQAERHRNKLKVRRLSAA, from the coding sequence ATGTTGATGCACAACCCTCCACATCCTGGAGCGATCCTTCGCGAGCTGTGCCTGGAACCTCTGGGCCTGAGTGTCACAGAGGCTGCCCGGGCGCTTGGGGTGAGCCGCAAGACGCTCTCCAGTCTCCTGAACGGCCGTGCCGGCGTCAGCCCCGAGATGGCCATTCGCCTTTCCATTGCCTTCGGCGCGTCCGCCGAGAGCTGGATGAACCAGCAGGCCATGTTCGATCTGTCGCAGGCCGAGCGGCATAGGAACAAGCTCAAGGTCAGGCGGCTCTCCGCGGCGTGA
- a CDS encoding peptidase, with product MIKRFKHRGLERYFLKGTKAGIQAKHAERLRLILARLHAATSPQDMNLPGLGLHELKGNRKGTWAVTVSGNWRVTFVFRDRDAEAVDYADYH from the coding sequence GTGATCAAGCGCTTCAAGCACAGGGGGCTTGAACGATACTTTCTCAAGGGAACGAAGGCGGGCATCCAAGCCAAGCATGCAGAACGACTCCGCCTTATACTGGCCCGCCTGCATGCGGCCACGAGCCCACAGGACATGAACCTTCCCGGTCTGGGTCTGCACGAACTCAAGGGGAACCGGAAGGGGACATGGGCCGTGACGGTGAGTGGGAACTGGCGAGTCACGTTCGTCTTCCGTGACAGAGATGCCGAGGCGGTCGACTACGCGGACTATCATTGA
- the tilS gene encoding tRNA lysidine(34) synthetase TilS, which produces MGNPRCTDQVTRAQTLRMLHRVRQTLRRYRMLSGGETMVVAVSGGPDSMALLRILWRLRDELSLRLHVVTVDHGIHRTSSAHAAFVRRTARAWGIPASSVRVNARSWARRHRLTLEEAARAVRYEALAKVARRIGASHMALAHTADDQVETVLLWLLRGASAGGLAGMPATRQHNGVRVIRPLLDLWRNEIVAYLEAEGVPCRTDPTNRLRGPLRNRIRLDLIPHLSGYNPGVKAVLRRLAEQAADDADLMDRLSGEAGSRALRRRAGVIAIDAARFAALPVALQRRVAHRALCEASGKIRDLKFVHVERIRAMAEGGRSGEVADLPGLRAERRGGRVVLRRARRTGSRRMLQ; this is translated from the coding sequence ATGGGTAATCCGAGGTGCACCGACCAGGTGACCCGAGCGCAGACACTCCGGATGCTGCACCGCGTGCGCCAGACGCTCCGGCGCTACCGCATGCTTTCCGGCGGCGAGACGATGGTTGTGGCGGTCTCAGGCGGGCCGGACTCAATGGCGCTGCTGCGCATTCTGTGGCGGTTGCGCGATGAGCTCTCGCTGCGGCTGCACGTCGTCACGGTAGACCACGGCATCCATCGAACCAGCAGCGCGCATGCCGCTTTCGTCCGGCGCACCGCGCGGGCCTGGGGAATCCCGGCATCGTCCGTCCGGGTGAACGCCAGATCCTGGGCGCGTCGACACCGTCTCACGCTTGAGGAGGCCGCAAGGGCCGTGCGGTACGAGGCGCTGGCGAAAGTGGCCAGGCGCATCGGTGCCTCGCACATGGCCCTGGCGCACACGGCCGACGATCAGGTGGAGACCGTGCTGCTCTGGCTCCTTCGGGGAGCGAGCGCCGGCGGGCTCGCTGGCATGCCGGCCACCAGGCAGCACAACGGGGTACGTGTGATCAGGCCCCTGCTGGATCTGTGGCGCAATGAGATCGTCGCCTACCTGGAGGCCGAGGGCGTGCCCTGCAGGACCGACCCGACAAACCGGCTGCGCGGGCCGCTTCGGAACCGCATCCGCCTGGACTTGATCCCACACCTGTCGGGGTATAACCCGGGTGTCAAAGCCGTGCTGCGGCGCCTGGCTGAACAGGCGGCCGATGACGCGGACTTGATGGACCGCCTTTCAGGGGAGGCCGGATCAAGGGCGCTCAGGCGCCGTGCGGGTGTCATTGCGATTGATGCGGCGCGGTTCGCCGCGTTGCCCGTGGCCCTGCAACGCCGGGTTGCGCACCGGGCGCTGTGTGAGGCCAGCGGGAAGATTCGGGACTTGAAGTTCGTCCATGTAGAACGTATACGCGCCATGGCTGAGGGCGGGCGGTCCGGGGAGGTGGCGGACCTGCCCGGGTTGCGAGCCGAGCGCAGGGGAGGCCGCGTCGTGCTCAGGCGTGCACGCCGCACCGGCTCCCGGCGGATGCTACAATAG
- a CDS encoding ATP-dependent metallopeptidase FtsH/Yme1/Tma family protein, with the protein MRSLIVWAVILAVAFPFALQLWRRTPREEMSYSAFIEQVQSGQVSQAEIGDGVVVGKLKNGQQFTVYVPQGDTSYIDLLKARGVAIKVEPRSRSALWPTLLSTMLPILLLVGLWMLMLRQAQSGSNQAMSFGKSRARLHSEGKPKVTFGDVAGVEEAKEELQEVIEFLKYPKKFQALGAKIPRGVLLVGPPGSGKTLLARAIAGEAEVPFFSISGSEFVEMFVGVGASRVRDLFDQAKKNVPCLVFIDEIDAVGRQRGAGLGGGHDEREQTLNQLLVEMDGFDPNSGIIVIAATNRPDILDPALLRPGRFDRRIVVDNPDTKGRRAILEVHVKGKPMAEDADLGVLAKRTPGFSGADLANMVNEAALLAARRDKKKIGAAEMDEAIDRVIAGPQRRSRVLTPKERELTAHHEAGHALLAKVIPGADPPHKVTILPRGMALGYVMFAPPEDKYTYTRQEILARITVGLGGRVAEEIVFNEVTTGAQNDFEAATDLARKMVTEYGMSDKLGPLALGKRHGPVFLGRDLVESRNYSEEIAYEIDKEIRRIIDECYGQARAAILEHRGALDRIAQALIEHESLEAEDLARLFAGEPLAPEGPAATVVPEPRAEPAAPEARQRPEVPVTQLRPKPEASG; encoded by the coding sequence ATGCGCAGTCTGATCGTCTGGGCCGTGATCCTCGCGGTCGCGTTCCCCTTTGCCCTGCAACTCTGGCGCCGCACCCCGCGCGAGGAGATGTCCTACAGCGCCTTCATTGAACAGGTGCAGTCCGGGCAGGTGAGCCAGGCCGAGATCGGGGACGGGGTCGTCGTAGGGAAACTGAAGAACGGCCAGCAGTTCACCGTCTACGTGCCGCAGGGCGACACGTCGTACATAGACCTGCTGAAGGCCCGGGGCGTTGCGATCAAGGTCGAGCCCCGCTCGCGCTCGGCGCTGTGGCCGACCCTGCTGTCCACGATGCTGCCAATCCTGCTGCTGGTAGGTCTGTGGATGCTGATGCTGCGGCAGGCGCAGTCGGGCAGCAACCAGGCGATGTCGTTTGGCAAGAGCCGGGCCCGGCTGCACTCCGAGGGCAAGCCCAAGGTAACCTTCGGGGACGTGGCCGGCGTGGAGGAAGCCAAGGAAGAGCTCCAGGAGGTCATCGAGTTCCTGAAGTACCCCAAGAAGTTCCAGGCGCTGGGTGCCAAGATCCCGCGCGGCGTGCTGCTCGTGGGCCCGCCGGGCTCGGGCAAGACGTTGCTGGCCAGGGCGATCGCCGGCGAGGCCGAGGTTCCGTTCTTCTCGATCTCCGGCTCGGAGTTCGTCGAGATGTTCGTCGGCGTGGGCGCCTCCCGCGTGCGCGATCTATTTGACCAGGCCAAGAAGAACGTGCCGTGCCTGGTCTTCATTGATGAGATAGACGCGGTGGGCCGCCAGCGCGGGGCAGGGCTCGGCGGCGGGCACGACGAGCGCGAGCAGACCCTCAACCAGCTCCTGGTCGAGATGGACGGGTTCGATCCCAACAGCGGGATCATTGTGATCGCGGCTACGAACCGGCCCGACATCCTGGACCCGGCCCTGCTGCGTCCGGGGCGGTTTGACCGGCGAATCGTCGTGGACAATCCCGACACCAAGGGCCGCCGCGCCATCCTGGAGGTACACGTCAAGGGCAAGCCCATGGCCGAGGACGCGGATCTTGGCGTGCTTGCCAAGCGGACGCCCGGGTTCTCCGGCGCCGATCTGGCCAACATGGTCAACGAGGCGGCGCTGCTGGCGGCGCGGCGCGACAAGAAGAAGATCGGGGCGGCCGAGATGGACGAGGCGATAGACCGGGTGATCGCCGGACCGCAGCGCCGGAGCCGCGTCCTGACCCCGAAGGAACGCGAACTGACGGCCCACCACGAGGCAGGCCACGCGTTGCTGGCCAAGGTGATTCCAGGGGCCGACCCGCCGCATAAGGTCACGATTCTACCGCGCGGCATGGCGCTCGGATACGTGATGTTTGCGCCGCCGGAGGACAAGTACACGTACACGCGCCAGGAGATCCTGGCCCGGATCACGGTGGGGTTGGGCGGGCGCGTCGCAGAGGAGATCGTCTTCAACGAGGTCACGACCGGTGCGCAGAACGACTTCGAGGCGGCTACCGACCTCGCCCGCAAGATGGTCACGGAGTACGGCATGAGCGATAAGCTGGGCCCGCTCGCACTGGGCAAGAGGCACGGGCCGGTCTTCCTCGGCCGCGACCTGGTGGAGAGCCGCAACTACAGCGAGGAGATCGCCTACGAGATAGACAAGGAGATTCGCCGGATCATTGACGAATGCTACGGGCAGGCGCGCGCGGCCATCCTGGAGCATAGGGGCGCGCTTGACCGCATCGCGCAGGCGTTGATTGAGCACGAGAGCCTGGAAGCCGAGGATCTTGCGCGGCTGTTCGCGGGCGAGCCGCTAGCGCCGGAGGGGCCAGCGGCGACCGTGGTGCCGGAGCCGCGCGCCGAACCCGCAGCACCCGAGGCGCGCCAGAGGCCGGAGGTGCCGGTGACGCAGTTGCGGCCGAAGCCGGAGGCGTCCGGATAG
- a CDS encoding cysteine hydrolase has protein sequence MTREVEVPPYIVEAPVVASPATTAIVVVDMQHDFVTPGGALVVPDAAGTVPAIARLLARSRAAGTRIFYTQDTHRSGDPEFAIWGEHAVEGTWGWQIVESLRPVPGDQVVRKPSYDGFFETSLDRDLRAAGIRTLVVCGTVANICVLHTAGSATLRGYKVVLPVDAVSAIVPFDLEAAIRQVAFLYRGTITTTDALAWGP, from the coding sequence ATGACCCGCGAGGTCGAGGTTCCTCCCTACATCGTAGAGGCACCCGTGGTCGCGTCCCCGGCGACCACGGCCATTGTAGTAGTGGACATGCAGCACGACTTCGTCACCCCCGGGGGCGCGCTCGTGGTCCCCGATGCCGCCGGCACGGTCCCGGCCATCGCGCGGCTGCTGGCGCGGAGCCGTGCGGCCGGCACGCGCATCTTCTACACCCAGGACACGCACCGCAGCGGCGACCCTGAGTTCGCGATCTGGGGGGAGCACGCGGTCGAGGGCACCTGGGGATGGCAGATCGTGGAATCCCTGCGGCCTGTCCCCGGCGACCAGGTAGTACGGAAGCCGAGCTACGACGGGTTCTTCGAGACCTCGCTGGACCGCGACCTGCGTGCGGCCGGTATCCGGACCCTGGTAGTTTGCGGTACAGTGGCCAACATCTGCGTCCTGCACACGGCCGGGAGCGCTACGCTCCGTGGCTACAAGGTGGTCTTGCCCGTGGACGCCGTGTCGGCCATCGTACCGTTTGACCTTGAGGCGGCGATCCGCCAGGTCGCGTTTCTATATCGCGGGACGATTACCACGACCGATGCGCTGGCATGGGGACCGTGA
- a CDS encoding ECF transporter S component, producing the protein MRHAGAKEGIMSPRLMAQVAVLAAVYVVLGQVVRLIPNPMVPGAIVALNMVVVVIAGMLLGPAAGASVGLIGTLVNALSPAGNPFEWAAIVPHTVMGFVAGLAGQRHLILGALTIIVGHALNILAFILVGLIPASQVAVTIFSVGLLAEVVIDVAVILAAVPLLRPVVRAVLPSR; encoded by the coding sequence ATGCGCCACGCGGGCGCAAAGGAGGGAATCATGTCGCCACGTTTGATGGCCCAGGTGGCTGTCCTAGCGGCAGTCTACGTTGTGCTGGGGCAGGTAGTCCGGTTAATACCCAACCCGATGGTGCCCGGAGCCATTGTGGCCCTCAACATGGTCGTGGTTGTGATAGCGGGCATGCTCCTGGGGCCCGCGGCCGGTGCGTCCGTCGGGCTGATCGGTACACTCGTAAACGCCCTCAGCCCCGCGGGCAATCCCTTTGAGTGGGCCGCCATTGTCCCGCACACGGTCATGGGGTTTGTGGCCGGCCTGGCCGGCCAGCGACACCTGATCCTGGGTGCGCTGACGATCATCGTGGGCCACGCCCTCAACATCCTGGCCTTCATACTGGTGGGGCTGATCCCTGCCTCGCAGGTCGCGGTGACGATCTTCTCGGTCGGCCTGCTGGCCGAGGTGGTGATTGATGTGGCCGTGATCCTGGCGGCGGTTCCGCTCCTGCGACCGGTGGTGCGCGCCGTCTTGCCCTCCCGGTAG